A single window of Armatimonadota bacterium DNA harbors:
- a CDS encoding response regulator transcription factor, giving the protein MRKRGNGGRTVTTVLIADDYPFFRRGLRIFIEEQSDLMIVGEADGAADLPALCDRLRPDIILVAPSIGDADGVALIRALAERQPRAGIIAMLTADEEGILAACIESGAAGCIMKNADPPLILSAIRAVSAGEQWLQREMTAKLFDELRRARIAQRERAAAPLSDRETEILKLLAEGFRNAQIAERLFISERTVKVHVANIFGKLGLHDRVQATRHAIRSGLVRL; this is encoded by the coding sequence ATGCGAAAACGTGGTAATGGCGGCCGCACGGTGACGACCGTGCTCATCGCCGACGACTATCCGTTCTTTCGTCGCGGCCTGCGCATATTCATCGAGGAGCAATCCGACCTGATGATAGTGGGGGAGGCGGATGGCGCCGCGGATTTGCCGGCCCTGTGTGACAGGCTCCGGCCCGATATCATCCTGGTTGCGCCCAGCATCGGCGACGCCGACGGCGTGGCCCTGATCCGGGCCCTCGCCGAGAGACAACCGCGCGCTGGGATCATCGCCATGCTCACCGCCGACGAGGAGGGTATCCTCGCCGCCTGCATTGAGAGCGGTGCGGCCGGATGCATCATGAAGAACGCCGATCCCCCGCTCATCCTGAGCGCCATTCGGGCGGTCAGCGCTGGCGAGCAGTGGTTGCAGCGCGAGATGACGGCCAAGCTGTTCGACGAACTGCGGCGGGCGCGCATCGCCCAGCGCGAGCGCGCCGCAGCGCCGCTCAGTGACCGCGAGACCGAGATTCTGAAGCTGCTGGCGGAAGGATTCCGCAACGCTCAGATTGCGGAGCGCCTGTTCATCAGCGAGCGCACCGTTAAGGTGCACGTCGCCAACATCTTCGGCAAGCTGGGGCTGCACGACCGCGTGCAGGCCACGCGCCATGCCATACGCTCCGGCCTCGTTCGCCTCTGA
- a CDS encoding DUF5658 family protein, which yields MGATWSRAKQTLQRLFSLRLDLRERALVVLMAVWMLLNVFDLLITYDGLSSGIAYEANRFLARAIAMPVVGVTVKLSLAYVVLKLVERVEARTPYSGLAPLLGASIYLSWACLHNLHVVSGVEDWSHFLRYYPLTGLPR from the coding sequence ATGGGCGCCACGTGGTCACGGGCGAAGCAGACGCTGCAACGCCTGTTCAGCCTCCGGCTCGACCTGCGGGAGCGGGCACTGGTCGTACTGATGGCGGTGTGGATGCTGCTCAACGTCTTCGACCTGCTCATCACCTACGATGGGCTCAGCTCCGGCATCGCCTACGAGGCCAACCGCTTCCTCGCGCGCGCGATTGCGATGCCGGTGGTCGGGGTGACGGTGAAGCTCTCGCTCGCTTACGTGGTGCTGAAGCTGGTGGAGCGCGTCGAGGCGCGTACGCCCTACTCCGGCCTGGCGCCGTTGCTGGGCGCAAGTATCTACTTGAGTTGGGCGTGCCTGCATAATCTGCACGTGGTGAGCGGGGTTGAGGACTGGTCTCATTTCCTGCGCTACTACCCGCTCACCGGGCTGCCCAGGTGA
- a CDS encoding type II secretion system F family protein, which translates to MLLIISTLTFAAVSLMVAGALRPSFAVVRERIDDYLAPQPQPYVMHPWLQRGFGDRVVRPLLAALGNAVGSVTPGGAADKIRRKLDMAGNPRRIGVAEYIGLKVISMVVVWSSGWFLVPRLGLEGILFWLAAVVVAAVGFWLPDIWLQRVIEARQTAIRRALPDTLDMLVVSVEAGVGFDGAVQKVVEKSKGPLCDELGRVLEQVRLGKSRGDALRDMGQRTQVADLVSFVAAVQQAETLGVSIAKVLRVQADAARERRSQRAREAAARLPVKLLFPLVFFIFPALFVVILGPGAIRFADLFKVLGR; encoded by the coding sequence GTGCTACTCATCATCAGCACGCTGACGTTCGCAGCAGTATCGCTCATGGTGGCCGGCGCTTTGCGGCCGAGCTTCGCCGTCGTGCGCGAACGGATAGATGACTACCTCGCGCCCCAGCCGCAGCCTTATGTGATGCATCCCTGGCTGCAGCGCGGGTTCGGTGACCGGGTGGTGCGCCCGCTGCTGGCGGCCCTCGGCAACGCGGTCGGGAGCGTCACCCCCGGGGGCGCGGCGGACAAGATCCGCCGCAAGCTCGACATGGCGGGCAATCCCCGCCGCATTGGCGTCGCCGAGTATATCGGGCTCAAGGTAATCTCCATGGTCGTTGTCTGGAGCAGCGGATGGTTCCTGGTGCCCCGTCTCGGCCTGGAGGGCATCCTCTTCTGGCTGGCGGCGGTAGTGGTGGCAGCCGTGGGCTTTTGGCTGCCTGATATCTGGCTGCAGCGCGTGATCGAGGCGCGCCAGACCGCTATCCGCCGCGCCTTGCCCGATACGCTCGACATGCTCGTGGTCAGCGTCGAGGCGGGGGTTGGCTTCGACGGCGCGGTGCAGAAGGTGGTCGAGAAGAGCAAGGGCCCCTTGTGCGACGAGCTGGGGCGCGTGCTGGAGCAGGTACGTCTGGGCAAGTCGCGCGGGGACGCGCTGCGCGACATGGGGCAGCGCACCCAGGTGGCGGACCTGGTATCGTTCGTCGCCGCGGTGCAGCAGGCGGAGACCCTCGGCGTCAGCATCGCCAAGGTGCTGCGCGTCCAGGCCGACGCCGCGCGCGAGCGGCGCTCCCAGCGCGCGAGAGAAGCGGCCGCCAGGCTGCCGGTGAAGCTGCTATTCCCGCTGGTGTTTTTCATCTTCCCGGCCCTGTTCGTGGTCATCCTGGGGCCGGGAGCTATTCGCTTCGCCGACCTGTTCAAGGTGCTCGGCAGGTAG
- a CDS encoding type II secretion system F family protein, whose translation MTTWAIPALAFAAAIAVVLGLGYGLTSSQRRIGRRVDRLSREPEASKRAKHERDRFPVLTALLEREGHHSAIEERLDRAGLDWRPSEFAALSVGAMGALAVAGWLVFGPLGAAVGIVIAALAPFGVLKALEVRRLREFERQLPDALMLMASSLRSGYGTLRAMQAVHDEMAPPISIEFGRTLEETRVGVPTAEALAHLARRAPLPDLDIAITAILIQLETGGNLAEVMEIVAATVRERQRIRAEVNTLTAEGRMSGIILFILPLAMAAVLGVLNPGYMSALFATAYGHLLIVIAAALQLVGGLVIYRMLQIDF comes from the coding sequence ATGACCACCTGGGCGATTCCGGCGCTTGCTTTCGCGGCCGCCATTGCGGTGGTGCTGGGCCTGGGGTATGGACTGACCTCCAGCCAGCGACGCATCGGGCGTCGCGTTGACCGGCTCAGTCGCGAGCCCGAGGCGAGCAAACGCGCCAAGCACGAGCGCGACCGCTTCCCGGTGTTGACCGCGCTGCTGGAGCGCGAGGGGCATCACAGCGCGATTGAGGAGCGTCTCGACCGCGCCGGCCTGGACTGGCGCCCGAGCGAGTTCGCGGCCCTGTCGGTGGGGGCGATGGGGGCATTGGCGGTCGCGGGCTGGCTGGTATTCGGCCCGTTGGGTGCGGCGGTGGGAATCGTGATCGCCGCCCTGGCCCCCTTCGGCGTGCTCAAGGCATTGGAGGTGCGGCGGCTGCGCGAATTCGAGCGCCAGTTGCCTGATGCGCTCATGCTGATGGCGTCGTCGCTGCGCTCGGGCTACGGCACCCTGCGCGCGATGCAGGCCGTGCACGACGAGATGGCGCCGCCCATCTCCATTGAATTCGGCAGGACTCTCGAAGAAACCCGCGTCGGCGTGCCTACGGCCGAGGCCCTTGCGCACCTGGCGCGCCGGGCCCCTCTGCCCGACCTCGATATCGCGATCACCGCCATCCTCATCCAGCTCGAGACCGGCGGCAACCTGGCCGAGGTCATGGAGATCGTCGCCGCCACCGTGCGCGAGCGCCAGCGCATCCGCGCCGAGGTCAACACGCTGACCGCCGAGGGACGCATGTCGGGGATCATCCTGTTCATTCTGCCGCTGGCGATGGCGGCCGTCCTGGGGGTGCTCAACCCCGGCTACATGTCCGCCCTCTTTGCCACCGCGTACGGACACCTGCTGATCGTGATCGCGGCGGCGCTGCAACTCGTGGGCGGCCTCGTGATCTATCGTATGCTGCAGATTGATTTCTAG
- a CDS encoding CpaF family protein, with amino-acid sequence MSVATTQDGANVYRVSEADPEAAGGLTRQERLELVSRVHAKLLEEVEPKRLTALPRERMMDEIRAALDRASAEAAPALSGRARIRVLREVYDEVSGYGPIQPLIEDPTLTEIMVNGPEQVYAERDGKLFLTDIRFRDDAHVLRIIERIVTPLGRRIDEASPMVDARLPDGSRVNAIIPPLSLVGPCINIRKFSRVPYTADDLIAFGTITPAMTAFIKACVVGRLNLIISGGTGSGKTTTLNVLSSFIPNAERIVTIEDAAELQLQQEHVVTLEGRPPNLEGQGEVTIRMLVRNALRMRPERIIVGEVRGGEALDMLQAMNTGHDGSLSTVHTNSPRDTLSRLETMVLMAGMELPARAVREQIASAMNLIVHQHRFSDGTRKVTHISEIQGMEGDVVVLQDLFLYRQRGLDENGKVIGEHVATGLRPKFLPLLESRGIHLSADMFDPKGGDK; translated from the coding sequence ATGTCCGTGGCAACCACACAGGACGGCGCGAACGTCTATAGAGTCAGTGAGGCCGACCCCGAGGCCGCGGGGGGATTGACGCGCCAGGAGCGCCTCGAGCTGGTTTCGCGCGTCCACGCCAAGCTGCTGGAGGAGGTGGAGCCCAAGCGGCTGACCGCGCTCCCCCGCGAGCGGATGATGGACGAGATCCGCGCCGCGCTCGATCGCGCGAGCGCTGAAGCCGCGCCGGCGCTGTCCGGGCGCGCCCGCATCCGCGTGCTGCGCGAGGTCTATGACGAGGTCAGCGGCTACGGCCCGATTCAGCCCTTGATCGAGGACCCCACCCTGACCGAGATCATGGTCAACGGCCCCGAACAGGTGTACGCCGAGCGCGACGGCAAGCTCTTCCTGACCGACATCCGGTTCCGGGATGACGCCCACGTGCTGCGCATCATCGAGCGCATCGTCACCCCCCTCGGGCGGCGCATAGATGAGGCGAGCCCGATGGTAGACGCGCGCCTACCCGATGGCTCGCGCGTCAACGCCATCATTCCTCCGTTGTCCCTGGTGGGGCCGTGCATCAACATCCGCAAGTTCTCGCGCGTCCCCTACACCGCCGACGACCTGATCGCCTTCGGCACCATCACCCCGGCGATGACGGCCTTTATCAAGGCGTGTGTGGTGGGGCGCCTCAACCTCATCATCTCCGGGGGCACCGGCAGCGGCAAGACCACTACCCTCAACGTCCTGTCGTCGTTCATCCCGAACGCCGAGCGCATCGTCACCATCGAGGACGCGGCGGAGCTGCAGTTGCAGCAGGAGCACGTGGTGACGCTGGAGGGGCGCCCGCCCAACCTCGAGGGCCAGGGCGAGGTCACCATCCGCATGCTGGTGCGCAACGCCCTGCGCATGCGTCCCGAGCGCATCATCGTCGGCGAGGTGCGCGGGGGCGAGGCGCTCGACATGCTGCAGGCGATGAACACCGGCCACGACGGCTCGCTCAGCACCGTCCACACCAACAGTCCGCGCGACACCCTGTCGCGCCTGGAGACGATGGTGCTGATGGCGGGGATGGAGTTGCCCGCGCGCGCGGTGCGCGAACAGATCGCGTCGGCGATGAACCTCATCGTCCACCAGCATCGCTTCAGCGACGGCACGCGCAAGGTCACCCACATCTCCGAGATCCAGGGCATGGAGGGCGACGTGGTGGTGCTGCAAGACCTCTTCCTCTACCGCCAGCGCGGGCTCGACGAGAACGGCAAAGTCATCGGCGAACACGTCGCCACCGGCCTGCGCCCCAAGTTCCTGCCGCTGCTGGAGAGCAGGGGGATTCACCTTTCGGCCGACATGTTTGACCCCAAGGGAGGTGACAAATGA
- a CDS encoding AAA family ATPase: protein MSATQRTDTPGHGQANATRVLLASSDEFESEQILHILGNQPDLEVVGIAQNGLEASQMAVQLAPDVAVLDAELSDMNGLAVAETIALAAPQVATVLMSGEDPGRLWRQVMRAGARDLVSKPLVPAELLESIRDVQRAHAKTHTPQFRALVDPALMPRVIAVAGAKGGVGKTTVAINLSVALAQQHPGQVVLVDAYSQFGDVALMLNLQPKRSLVDMAPLEDDIDEELVEAHLTSHDSGLKVLVAANDLTELATVSVKCLAAVLNSLKRRYRYIVMDVPPMLYETTIFALTHATAVLLVANLFDLTTLNDTRKLYRLLTRDYVAQERIHVVLNRVARSNRLQVAEIERAFGREATATIPNAAGLVVTSINEGVPFVIRHPDAPISRTIRELAEQVIKHSRNGSRPACVGQPNKLKWMSKQA from the coding sequence ATGTCAGCCACCCAGCGCACCGATACGCCTGGCCACGGCCAGGCCAACGCCACCCGCGTGCTGCTCGCGAGCAGCGACGAGTTCGAGAGCGAACAGATCCTGCACATTCTGGGCAATCAGCCGGACCTGGAGGTCGTCGGCATCGCCCAGAACGGGCTGGAGGCGTCGCAGATGGCAGTGCAGCTCGCCCCCGACGTCGCGGTGCTGGACGCCGAGCTGAGCGACATGAACGGACTGGCGGTGGCCGAGACGATCGCGCTGGCGGCGCCGCAGGTAGCGACGGTGCTCATGAGCGGCGAGGACCCGGGGCGCCTGTGGCGCCAGGTGATGCGCGCCGGCGCGCGTGACCTGGTGAGCAAGCCCCTGGTGCCTGCGGAGCTGCTGGAGAGCATCCGAGACGTTCAGCGCGCGCACGCCAAGACCCATACGCCGCAGTTCCGCGCGTTGGTGGACCCCGCGCTGATGCCGCGGGTGATCGCGGTCGCGGGCGCCAAAGGCGGCGTCGGCAAGACAACGGTGGCGATCAACCTCAGCGTCGCCCTCGCCCAGCAGCACCCGGGCCAGGTCGTGCTGGTGGACGCCTACTCCCAGTTCGGGGACGTGGCGCTGATGCTCAACCTGCAGCCCAAGCGCAGCCTGGTGGACATGGCGCCGCTGGAGGACGACATAGACGAGGAGCTAGTGGAGGCGCATCTGACGTCCCACGACTCGGGGCTCAAGGTGCTGGTGGCCGCCAACGACCTCACTGAGCTCGCCACCGTCAGCGTCAAGTGCCTGGCGGCGGTGCTCAACAGCCTCAAGCGGCGCTATCGCTACATCGTGATGGACGTGCCGCCCATGCTCTACGAGACCACCATCTTCGCCCTCACTCACGCGACGGCGGTGCTGCTGGTGGCCAACCTCTTCGACCTGACGACGCTCAACGACACGCGCAAGCTCTACCGCTTGCTGACGCGCGACTACGTGGCCCAGGAGCGCATCCACGTCGTGCTCAACCGCGTGGCTCGCAGCAACCGCCTGCAGGTGGCGGAGATCGAGCGCGCCTTCGGGCGCGAGGCCACTGCCACCATCCCCAATGCCGCAGGGCTGGTGGTGACGTCCATCAACGAGGGGGTGCCCTTCGTCATCCGGCACCCCGACGCGCCCATCTCGCGCACCATCCGCGAACTCGCCGAACAGGTGATCAAGCACAGTCGCAACGGGTCGCGGCCCGCGTGCGTGGGGCAGCCTAACAAGCTCAAGTGGATGAGCAAGCAGGCGTAG